The Chryseolinea soli genome contains a region encoding:
- a CDS encoding group II truncated hemoglobin, which produces MTNNANIPTLFQWAGGQSAFEKLFDAFYKKVLKDDLLGPVFANMSPEHSKHVAHFVAEVFGGPKAYTEGDHGSHANMVAHHIGKQLDDIKRKRWIALLLETADEVGLPDDPEFRSSLVGYLEWGSRLAVLNSKTTENPIQEHEPMPKWGWGETGGPYVPK; this is translated from the coding sequence ATGACCAACAACGCCAACATCCCAACCCTCTTCCAATGGGCCGGAGGACAAAGTGCCTTCGAAAAACTCTTCGATGCCTTCTATAAAAAAGTATTGAAAGACGACCTGCTCGGTCCTGTCTTTGCCAACATGTCGCCCGAACATTCCAAGCACGTGGCTCACTTTGTGGCCGAAGTTTTTGGCGGCCCCAAAGCCTACACCGAAGGCGACCACGGCAGCCATGCCAACATGGTCGCTCACCACATCGGCAAACAACTCGACGACATAAAAAGAAAACGCTGGATCGCACTCCTCTTGGAAACAGCCGACGAAGTAGGCCTGCCTGACGATCCCGAATTCCGGTCGTCACTCGTGGGCTATCTGGAATGGGGTAGTCGCTTGGCTGTTCTTAATTCCAAGACAACTGAAAATCCAATACAGGAACACGAGCCCATGCCCAAGTGGGGGTGGGGAGAAACGGGTGGACCGTATGTGCCAAAATAA
- a CDS encoding ABC transporter ATP-binding protein, whose translation MKILLRYLKNHKWLIALALFLAATSQVFSLLDPHITGKIVDNFIEKKSVLSRADFLKGILYLVGLGIGAAMVSRIAKNLQDYFTSIVVQKLGAKMYADGLKHSLELPYQTFEDQRSGETLGILQKVRTDSEKFITQFISVLFASIVGLIFVTIYSLSVSFKVTLVYFASVPIIALTSWLLSRKIKVVQKSIVKETTALAGSTTESLRNIELVKSLGLANQEIERLNNTTYKILGLELKKVKYVRGMSFLQGTTVNFIRSVMVVILLLLIFDNDISAGKYFTFLFYSFFLFGPLQELGNVIIAYREAEVSLLNFDRILNLPKEAKPKNPETVGQVTTLSFNDVGFKHQSASTPALNNVSFSVRSGQTIAFVGPSGSGKTTLVKLLVGLYPPKEGTILYNDIPSTHIDLNELREKIGFVTQDTQLFSGTIRENLLFVRPEATDEECLAVLQKAACQSLLARADKGLDTVIGEGGVKVSGGEKQRLSIARALLRQPDILVFDEATSSLDSLTEEEITETIREVSEIKDQITILIAHRLSTIMHADEIFVLERGHIIESGKHEELLSEKGLYYAMWRQQIGEKVTVDA comes from the coding sequence ATGAAGATACTGTTACGCTATTTGAAGAACCATAAGTGGCTCATTGCCCTGGCCCTGTTTCTCGCCGCCACCAGCCAGGTTTTTTCGCTGTTGGACCCGCATATTACGGGAAAGATCGTCGACAATTTTATTGAAAAGAAAAGCGTCCTGTCACGGGCGGATTTTCTAAAAGGCATTCTCTACCTGGTGGGTCTGGGCATTGGGGCGGCCATGGTGTCGCGGATTGCCAAGAACCTGCAGGATTATTTTACCAGCATCGTGGTCCAGAAACTGGGGGCCAAAATGTATGCCGACGGGCTCAAACATTCGCTGGAACTCCCCTACCAGACGTTCGAAGATCAGCGCAGCGGTGAAACGCTGGGGATCCTCCAGAAAGTGAGAACCGATTCGGAGAAATTTATCACGCAATTTATCAGCGTGCTCTTTGCCAGCATCGTGGGGTTGATCTTTGTGACGATCTACTCGCTTTCGGTGAGCTTTAAAGTGACGCTGGTGTATTTTGCTTCCGTGCCCATCATCGCGCTCACCAGCTGGTTGCTGAGCCGCAAGATCAAGGTCGTTCAGAAAAGCATTGTTAAAGAAACCACGGCGCTGGCGGGTTCCACCACGGAATCGCTGCGCAACATCGAGTTGGTGAAAAGCCTAGGGCTGGCCAACCAGGAAATCGAGCGGCTCAATAACACGACCTATAAAATTCTCGGCCTGGAATTGAAGAAGGTGAAATATGTGCGGGGCATGAGTTTCCTCCAGGGCACTACCGTGAACTTTATCCGCAGCGTGATGGTGGTCATTCTCTTGTTGCTCATCTTCGACAACGACATCTCGGCCGGCAAGTACTTTACATTCCTTTTCTACTCCTTCTTTCTCTTTGGACCTTTGCAAGAATTGGGCAACGTGATCATCGCCTATCGCGAAGCCGAAGTTTCGCTTTTAAATTTCGACCGCATCCTCAATCTCCCCAAGGAAGCCAAGCCCAAGAATCCCGAAACCGTGGGCCAGGTAACGACGCTGAGCTTTAACGATGTGGGCTTCAAACATCAATCGGCGAGTACACCTGCGTTGAACAATGTTTCGTTTTCCGTACGGAGCGGTCAGACCATCGCTTTTGTAGGGCCATCCGGATCGGGGAAGACAACGTTGGTGAAATTGTTGGTGGGTTTGTATCCACCAAAAGAAGGAACCATCCTATACAACGACATCCCCAGCACGCATATCGATCTGAATGAACTGCGTGAGAAAATCGGGTTCGTCACGCAGGACACGCAACTGTTCTCTGGAACGATTCGCGAAAATTTATTATTCGTACGCCCCGAAGCAACCGACGAGGAATGTTTGGCGGTGTTGCAGAAGGCGGCGTGTCAATCGCTCCTGGCGCGGGCTGACAAAGGATTGGACACGGTGATCGGGGAAGGTGGAGTAAAAGTTTCCGGAGGTGAAAAGCAGCGGCTTTCGATTGCACGGGCGTTGCTGCGTCAGCCGGATATTTTGGTTTTTGATGAGGCTACTTCTTCGTTGGATTCATTGACCGAAGAGGAAATCACGGAAACCATCCGGGAAGTTTCTGAGATCAAGGATCAGATCACGATCCTGATTGCTCACCGGTTGTCGACCATTATGCATGCGGATGAGATCTTTGTGCTGGAACGGGGACATATTATTGAGTCCGGTAAGCATGAAGAGTTGCTGAGTGAGAAGGGGCTTTACTATGCGATGTGGCGGCAGCAGATTGGGGAGAAGGTTACGGTGGATGCCTGA
- a CDS encoding DinB family protein has protein sequence MISINQSVDRRKFLQSTALFTSGALGLTVLPAPVVADAGTSTEDMSNIIGPMAGYAPQVGTLVSMMTWMRNMILFPVVGLTVEQLDYVHDPKANSIGAMLLHLAATERFYQLHTFENKKWGDWPEADVKRFSVASELGDEGRKLIKGNPLTYYLSTLEEVRSNTLSEFKKRDDAWLMSVDKEWFWGPTNNYCKWFHVCEHESNHNGQIKWLKSRLPGAKAGKD, from the coding sequence ATGATTTCCATTAACCAATCCGTCGATCGCCGGAAATTTCTCCAGTCAACAGCGCTGTTTACTTCCGGAGCGCTCGGGCTAACCGTCTTACCGGCACCCGTTGTCGCAGATGCCGGGACATCAACTGAAGACATGTCGAACATCATCGGTCCTATGGCCGGCTATGCGCCCCAGGTAGGCACCCTGGTATCTATGATGACCTGGATGCGGAATATGATACTTTTTCCCGTCGTCGGGCTTACGGTAGAACAGTTGGATTATGTGCACGATCCGAAGGCCAACTCGATCGGCGCCATGCTCCTGCACCTGGCGGCGACGGAACGCTTTTATCAGCTGCATACATTTGAGAACAAGAAGTGGGGCGACTGGCCGGAAGCCGATGTGAAACGGTTTTCAGTGGCCAGCGAGCTGGGCGACGAAGGCCGCAAGCTCATCAAAGGAAATCCGCTGACGTATTATCTCAGTACGCTCGAAGAAGTCAGAAGCAACACGCTGTCGGAGTTCAAGAAACGCGACGATGCCTGGCTGATGAGTGTCGACAAAGAATGGTTTTGGGGGCCAACCAATAACTACTGCAAGTGGTTTCACGTCTGCGAACATGAATCCAATCACAACGGCCAGATCAAATGGCTCAAGAGCCGGTTGCCCGGGGCCAAGGCTGGCAAGGATTGA